The Candidatus Palauibacter soopunensis region CCGTGCGCTGGTAGCCCCGGAGGAAGTGCCGTTCCCTCGCCGATTCGGGCGCGCCGTCGTCCTCCACGCCCGAGTACACGCCGTCGGCGTCGCACTGCCACACGTCGATCAGCGCGCCGGGAAGCGCCGAACAGTCGCCCCGGGAGATTCGCGAGAGGTTGAACCTGAGCGTCAGCGGGATGCCCTCGCTCACCGTTCCGGTCGACGGATCGGACCGGATGTCGGAGCGTTCGAGCCGCGCGTCGACGAAGAACGGCCCTTCGGTCTGTTCGGGCTTCGCCACGCAGGCGGGCAGCGCGCGGGCGATCCCGTCCGCCTGGGCGGCGAGAGGGGTGCCCGTTCCCAGAACCCACCGACCGGCGGCCAGCGTCCCGCCCCCGACGCCGAGGGCGGCGAGAGCCTCGCGCCGCGTCAGTACCCGACCCCGTTCAATGTCCTCGTGCTCCATTGCCGCACCTCCAGAGTCTCTGGCAGCCCGGGCGTCAGTCGCCGTCCGGCTCGTTCTCCTCGATGATGATCTCCCGCCGTGAGGTCCGCGGCCCACCGCCGCGACCCGATCCGCCGGTCCCGGGGCGCGCCCCGAAGTTGCCGTACAGGCCGCTGAACCCCCCGCCGGATCCGCTCATCACCTGGATCGTGCCGCGCTCGATCTGGGCGCTGAGCCGCTCCCGGACCCGGGCGATGAGGCTCCGCCTCACCGGCGGGATGAGCAGCAGGATTCCGGCGATGTCCGTAATGACACCCGGGGTGATCAGCACGATGCCCGCGACGAGGATCAGGAGCGCATGGACGAGCGACTCGCCCGGAAGCTGGCCGCCCTGGAGTTCGTCACGGACGGCCAGCCAGCCCCGCAGACCTTCGCGCCGCGCGAGCCACGCGCCGGCGAACCCCGTCCCCATGACGAGCAGGAGCGTCGGCCCGAGTCCGAGCAGACCTCCGATTTGAATGAGGAGCGCGAGTTCGACGACGGGGACGATCGTGAACAGCAGGAACAGCCGAAGAAGCATGGTCAGAACCGTGCGGCCATCAGAATACGGACACCGTCAGAAGCCCATCATCGCCCGCACCGCCGGGTCGATCCTCTCGGGCGTCCAGAACGGCTTCCACACGAGGCTCACGACCGCCTCCTCCACGCCGTCCACCGACTCGGCCGCGTCCTTGGCGCCCCCGAGAATCTGACCGCCCGCCGGGCAGCCGGGGCTCGTCAGCGTCATCGTGACCTTCGCCTCGCCCTCCTCGACCTCGACATCGTACACGAGTCCGAGATCCACGATGTTGATGCCGAGTTCGGGATCCGTCACGGTGCGAAGCGCAGTCCGCACCTTCTCCTCGATCTCGGGCGTCACTCCGGACGTCGGCGCGGCCGATTGGGCTTCGTCCGCCGACGCGGTTTCATCGGCCGGGCCCATACCGTCCATCGGGTCCCTCGTATCCTTCGATTCCATCGTATCCGTCACCTTTCAGCCGTGTCCGTCACCGATCCACTATCCGACCAGCTCTCCGGGGCGCACACCCGGCTTCTCGAATTCCTTCAACAGATCCTCTACGGTGGGGCGCGCGCGCACCAGCGCCCGGCAGTCCTCCATCGCGCCCGTCGCGTTGATGAGGATCGTGCCGGTGAGCCGATTGTCCGTCACGCAGTACACGATCGAGCGGCCCGAGCCGAGTTCGCCAGAGACGATCGTGCGGTCCACGGCGGCCGTCTCTCCGAACACGTTGATGCTGAGGTCGAACACGTGCGTGAAGAAATAGGAGAGATGGTCGAACGCCTCCCGCGCGCCGGCCATGTTGCGGCCTGCGTGGCGCCCGTGCGCGCGGGCGTGATCCCAGTGTTCGAGACGCGACAGTCCGCCCCCCATGGGATCCGGGAAGCGGGCCACGTCGCCCGCCGCGTAGATGTGGGCGGCCGTCGTCTCCGCGAACCCGTCCACGACGATCCCGTCCTGGACCGCGAGGCCGGCTTCGGCGCCGAGTTCTTCGTTCGGCGACATCCCGACGCCGACGATCGCAACGTCGGCGGGGACCTCCTCGCCGCTGTCCAGGACGACCCGCGCAAGGCGTCCCTCGCCTTCGAAGGCGGCCACGCCGGAGCCCATCATGAACCGCACGCCGCGCTCCTCGAAGTAGCGGCGGAGGAAACCGGCGATCGTCTCGGGGAAGACGCGCGCCCAGACGCGCGGCTCCACCTCCGCGACGACGGCATCGACGTCGAACTTCGACAGCGATGAGGCCAGTTCCATCCCGATGAAGCCGGCGCCGACGAGCACGACGCGAGACGCCCCGCGGGCCAGCTCGCGCAGTTGCTCGGAATCGGCCGCGGTGCGGAGCGTCGACACGCCGGGGAGATGGCTTCCCGGCACCTCGAGCCGCTTCGCCCGCCCGCCCGTCGCGATCAGAATCCGCCCGCCTCGAATCGCGTCTCCCTCGGCCGTATCGACGGTCATGGAGCGAGCGTCCAGGCGCTTCACCGGCGCGTCCGTGAACAGCGTGAGTCCGTCCGCCTGCTCCTCGAACCAGCGCGTCGGCTTCACGTGCAGCAGGTCCCGCGGCGCCCCTTCCGCCTGCAGGAACTCCTTGGACAGGGGAGGCCGGTGATACGGAGGGTCCGGCTCCTCCGCGAACATGGCGATCGAGCCTTCGCGGTCGATCTCGCGGATCCCGTCCACGGCCGAGACCGCGGCGAGGCCGCCCCCCACTATGACGTAGTCGAAGCTCTTCATCCGCAGGTCAGCCCCCGCCGTCTTCGGCCGACTGGTCGTGGACGATGAGCCAGGCCCCTTCCACGTTCAGCAGGACGAGCGTGAACGGCCCCGTCGATGTGACCGTCCCCTCGCGTTCGAGGACGTAGCGCGCCGTCGCGACGCCGACCCGCTCGTCCACTTCCCGGACCCGCAGGCCCTCGAAGCGGAGGCTGTCCCGCGCCGCGCCCTCCGCGAAGTCCGGGGCGTATCGCTCCCGAATCCCGTCGTAGCCTTCGATGAGTCCGGTCGATCCGATATAGGTCGTGGTCGGCGATGGGGAGTAGGCGCTCATGAACCCGTCGAGATCGCCCGCGTTCCACGCCGCCGCCTGCCGGTCGAGCAGGGAGGCGACCTGCTCGGCGAGATCGGGCCCCTCGTCCGGCGCCGGAGCGCCGTTGCTGTCCAGCCGCACGAACTCGCAGCCCCCCGCCATGAGTCCGGCGGCCAGGGCGACCGCCGTCGCCGCCGCGAGCCCTGAACGTCGCCTCCGGCTCGATCGGTTTCGGATCATTCGTCTCACTTGAGTCCACGCGTGAACAGTTCGACCGACGCGTCGATCGCTTCGTCGAGTTCCGGCGTCGTCCCCGCGAACGGGTGTCCGGTCTGGAATGTGTGCGTCCCACCATCTACCCCGACGAGCCGCGCGAGGTCGCCCACGGCGTCGGCGATGCGCCAGGCGTCGCTGAAAGGCACGGACTCGTCGGCCGTCCCGTGCACCACCGTGACTGGAATCCGCAGGCTCGCGGCGCTGTCGAGCACGTCGAGGCGCTCCCGGTTCGCGCGCATGTCGTCGAGCACGTTCCGCTCGAGCGGCATGTCCTGCTTCGTGCGCGCGTTCGGGATGATCACGGTTTCCCCGGCGTCCCACCGGTCGGCGAAGCTCTCGTAGCGCGTGACCGAGGAGATCGAGGCCCAGGTGACGAGCGCCCGAACCTGGGACCGGAGCCCCGCCTTCAGGATGCAGGTGGCGCCGCCCCGGCTGTGCCCGAGCAGGCCGAAGCGCGTAGCGGGGGCGACGTCGACGTTGCCGAGCCGGCCCGCCGAGAGTCCATCGAGGATGGCTTCGAGATCCCACAGTTCACGGGAGAAGGTGTTGTGGCTGAAGGCCTCCAGGTCATCGAAGTCCGAGTCGCGTACGCCGGAGCCGTCGAAGTTGAAGGAGACGACGGGGATCCCCGTCCGCTCGGCGAGTTGTTCGCAGAGGTGGGGAAAGAAGCCCCAGTCCTTGAACCCCTTGAAGCCGTGGCAGACGACGAGCGCCGCGCCGTCGGCCGCACCGGCTCCGTCGTCGTCGGTTCCCCCGAGCGGAGCAACGACCGACCGGTAGTCGCCGCGGAGGTCCGCGCCCGGCGGCGTGAGTCGAAACGGGGTGCGCGTCACGGTCCGCATCATGCCTTCATCACCCGGCTTCGTCCCGCTGCCGCTGGGGCAGCCACATCGCGTCCTCCCGGCCGGCGCGCCCGTTCGCGGCCCGGGCGAGCGTGAACAGCAGGTCGGAGAGACGGTTGATGTAGGGGACGACGACTTCGGCGAGATCGGGCTGGCCATCGAGGAGAGCCGTGACGCCCCGTTCGGCCCGCCGACAGACGGTGCGCGCGACGTGCAACTGCGCGGCGAGGGGCGATCCGCCGGGCAGGACGAAGGCCTCGAGCGCGGGAAGCTCGGCGTCCAGCGCGTCGATCCAGGCCTCGAGCGCGTCGATCCGATCGGCGGAGAGCACGGGAATCGTGCCCTTCCGCAGCAACCGGTCGGGATTGGCGGCGGCGAGGCGGGCCCCGATCGTGAACAGATCCTCCTGGACGGCGCCGAGCGCCGGCCCCGATTCACCGAGCGTCGCGGCGTCCGGATCGAGGGCGAGCGCCACTCCGATCGCGGCGTTGAGTTCGTCGACCGTGCCGTACGCCGCGACCCGCGCATCGTCCTTCGGGACCCGCGCGCCGCCGAGGAGCGTGGTCTCCCCTCCGTCCCCGCCTTTCGTGTATATCTTCAATCGGGACCGGCCGTAATCGGGTTTGGCCGCGTGCCGCGCGTGGTGCGCCACGCTGATAAGCGAACCTTAACAGCCCGCGGCGAAACGCCGCCACCTGGACCGCCAGCGCCATCTGGCACCGCCAACAGGGAGTCGTGACGTGAAGACCGACGGAACCGACCTCGGACCTGTGGACAGGCAGTCACGACGGGCCTTCATCGCGACGGCGGCGGCCGGGGTGGGCGCCGTCGCGGCGGGCTCGCTCGGCGGGTGCGGGCCAGACGGCGAAGAGACCGCGGTGAGCGCATCGGATACCGGCACGCCGGGCGGTGGCGGCGGGATCGTCGTGGCGCGCGGGCCGATCGCCGTCGAGGCCGGAGTCGGCGCCCTCAGGCGCGGCGGCAACGCGATCGACGCGGCCGTCGCGACGGCGTTCGCGCAGTTCATCACGACGCCGTTCTCGGCCGGCGTGGGCGGCTTCGGTTGCATGGTCGTGTACGACGCGAGCACCCGACGCGCCACGTCCATCGACTTCCACGGGCGTGCGGGGAGCCGGGCCACGCCCGACATCTACCGCAGCGCGCTCGAGGGGCGGATCTACGGGCACGCGGACCGCTGGAAGGTGCGCGGCGACATCAACCAGATCGGCTACAAGGCGGTCGTTACGCCGGGCACGATTGCCGGCCTGTGGGAGGCGTGGACGCGGTTCGGGACCCGGCCGTGGGCCGAACTCGTCGAGCCGGCGATCCGGCTCGCGTACGACGGCTTCGAGATCCCCGGCGCCCTGGCGCGCGGCTTCACGACCCGGACGGAGTCGTCCTCGGGCGTCGTACCGTTCTTCACGAAGGTCCGGACGACCGAGGCCTCCGCGCGCATCTTCCTCAACGACGGCGTGCCGTGGCGGGCGCGGGAACGACTCGTGCAGCGGGACTACGGCCGCACGCTCGAACTCATCGCCGAGGGTGGCGCCGACGTGGTCTACCGGGGCGAGATCGCCGAGCGCATCGCGGCGGACTTCGAGCGCAACGAGGGCCTCATCACGATGGCCGATCTCGAGGCGTACACGCCCGACGTCTACGACCCGGTGCACGGCACCTATCGCGGACACGAGGTGTTCTCGAACGCCCTTCCGGGCAGCGGCGCCCAGGTCATCGAGATCCTGAACCTCCTCGAGGGCTACGACGTGCCGGGCCTCGAACACGGGAAGGCGGACCACGTGGAACTCCTGGGCCGGGCCCAGATCCTCTCCTTCATCGACCGGCGCCGGTACCACGGCGACCCGAAGTTCATCGACGACCCGACGGACATCCTCGTGTCGAAGGACCGCGCCGCCGAACTGCGGGACTTCATCGACCGGCGCGAACTCCCGCCCGACGTCGTCGAGGAGCCGCCGGAAGGGCCCGACACGACGCACCTTTCGACCGCCGACCGAGCCGGGAACTGCGTGGCGCTCACGCACACGCTCGGCTCCGCCTCGGGGGTCGTCACCGAAGGCCTCGGCTTCACGTGGAACAACTGCATGTTCCAGTTCAACCCGGTCGCCGGCCGTCCGAACAGCATCGAACCGGGGAAGGCGCGCATCACGGGAATCTCGCCGGCGATCGTGCTGCGGGACGGGCAGCCGATCCTGGTCACGGGCGCGGCGGGCGGCACCCGGATCCTGGGCGCCGTCCAGCACACGATCAGCAATACGGTCGACTTCGGCATGTCGGCGCTCGAAGCCGTCTCCGTCCCGCGCTGGCACTGGGAGGATCACCTGCTCGAACTCGAGCCGCAGCTCTATCATCACCTGAAGGAGGAGCTCGAAGGGCGTGGTCTCGACGTCGCGAACGACGCGTTCGTCGCGCAACTCCATGCGGTCGGGATCGACCCGGATACCGGGCAACTGACGGGAGGACCGGACCCGCGCGGATGGGGCGGAGGATCGGCCACAACAGGTTGACACCTCCCTTGTGCATTTGTATCCTGCGGGTCGCGCTGCGGGGTGGAGCAGTCTGGTAGCTCGTCGGGCTCATAACCCGAAGGTCGCAGGTTCGAATCCTGCCCCCGCTATCTTTCGCCTCGCCTCGCAAAGCTGCGGGGCGAGGCGTTTTGCTCTCCGATCCCTTTTGCGGGACGGGGGTATGATCCGGGGTAGCTCAGTGGCCAGAGCGGGTGGCTGTTAACCACTAGGTCGTGGGTTCGAATCCCACCCCCGGAGTAGGGCAGCAGGGCTCTTGCCACGGGCTGCCAAAAGGGCTGGGTAGCTCAGGCGGTAGAGCACGGCGCTGAAAACGCCGGTGTCGGCGGTTCGACTCCGCCCCCAGCCATTGCCACGGGCCGCCAACGGCCGGTTCGCGGGAAGCGGCAGAGGGGCGTAGCTCAATTGGTAGAGCACCGGTCTCCAAAACCGGCGGTTGGGGGTTCGAGTCCCTCCGCCCCTGTCGGCTCGCGTAGCTCAGGGGTAGAGCGCATCCTTGGTAAGGATGAGGTCGCGGGTTCAAATCCCGCCGCGAGCTTGGAGCAGCTTGGAACGGGATAGCGGGCGCCCGTAGCTCAGTTGGATCAGAGCACCGGCCTTCTAAGCCGGGGGTCCCAGGTTCGAGTCCTGGCGGGCGCGTGGCAGAAGGGGACGACAGCGGCACGAGCCCCCATCGTCCAACGGCTAGGACACCACTCTTTCAAGGTGGAGATAGGGGTTCGATTCCCCTTGGGGGTACTGGAGCGGACGACCGGGCGGGAGTGCGGACCGCCCGTCCACGGAAGCGGAAGCAGGAAGCGCGGGGCCGTAGCTCAGCTGGGAGAGCGCTGCAATGGCATTGCAGAGGTCAGGGGTTCGAATCCCCTCGGCTCCATTCTCGCCGCCTCGGGATCGAGGTCGCGAGACCGTACGCGCCGTTAGCTCAATTGGCAGAGCAACTGACTCTTAATCAGTAGGTTCGGGGTTCGACTCCCTGACGGCGCATTCCCCCACCGGCATCCTCGTTTCGCCTGCCGCCTCGCCTCGCTCCTCGGGGGCCGGCTTGCGCCTTATCGGTTCTCGCGCTCCTGGGCGCGGGCGCCCCGCAGGACGTTCTCCAGGGCGTAGTTCGCCTCGTGGCAGGCGTATTCGTAGAGGAGGTCGTCCATTCTCACGAACGGGACCTCGCCGCCCCACGGGGTCTCCCACGTGTCCGGGTCGTCGATCAGGAACTCATAGTTGATCGTGTTCGCGTCCACGCGCGTGAGCCGTTCCGTGATCTTCATGCTCGGACTCGCGCCGAAGAACTCGCGGTAGCCGGTGAGTTGCTGCGGATTGAGCTTCGTCGTCTCGATCACGAGGGTGTCGTCCTCCCACCAGCCGCGGGAATCCCCGAACCAGGGCCGGATCGCATCCGGGAACGATGACGGGGCGCCGGTCTCGTCGGACTCTCCAGAGTCGGGAGCGACACCGATCGGGATGATGCGGGCGTCGTGCACCATCTCCGTCATGATCATGAGATGGTCGGGGGTCTGCACGATGGTGTAGTTGTTGTTGTAGAAGTAGTTGGGAAGCATGGGAGGGCCGGCGTTGGACCCGAAGGAGACGATGCAGCGCTCCGAGAGGGGCCGGTTCTCGGGGTTGTCGTACTCGCCGTGCCGTCCGCGGACCGCGAGGAGCCCGCCGAGTCGCTGCTGGGCTTCCGCCGTGCGCGCGGGAATGCGGCCATCCTTCGGCACCATGAGGAGGGAACTGCGCGGTTCTCCGTTCACGACGGCGACCTGATCTCCCCGGTCCAGATAGAAGAGGTTATAGCCGCCCGTGCCGCCGGCCGCCGCCTCCAGAACGAAGTCGCACCCGATGGTGGTGCCGCCCTCCGCCGGCGCGTCACGGTCCGGATCGCTGGATCCCGAGTGCGTCTCGATGCACTCCTGCCGGCCGCCCTCGATCTCGGCGACCTGCTCGGGCGTGAGCACGGCCTCGAAACCCTGGGGCCGTTCGATGGGCGTGATCGTCCCGTTCGTCCAGTTCCCCTGCAGGTCGGGGCGTCCGTCCGGCGTGCGCGGCAAGGCACCGCCATCCTGCGCCCGTGCGATCGGGATCGACACGGCGGCGAACAGCGCCACCGCGACCGTTGCGCGAATCATCGTTACCTTCATCGGAACTTCCCTCGCGGTTCAGCGTCTCAGCGACACAGAAGGGTCGTCACTTTCTAATCATATGGCTCGTTGCGCGATGGTTCACGGGGTGGCCGTCCGCCCGAGCCGGGATGGAGATGCGGATGCCGGAATTCTCGTCCAACCGGGAAAGGCGCCTGTGGCTGTGGGCGCTGGCCGTGGTCGTGGCGATCTACGCGACGGCCGATCTCGCGCGAACGCTGGCCGACGCGCTGCGCGAGAGCGGGCTGCTCGAACTCACCCCCACCATGTTCAGCGCCGGCATGCTCCTGATCGGGATCATGATTCTGGTACAGGGGTTGAGGGAACGGTCGCGCGGCGTGGAGGTCGGCTTCGCGCTGGGCGTCGCCGCGATCGCCGTCCTCGGTTTCGCCCGGGGGATCGCCGCGGCCGAGCGTTCCCATCTCATCGAGTACGCGGTGCTGGCGCTCATCATCCACGAGGCCCTGGTGGAGCGGACGGCCCACGGGAGGCGCGTCCCGGTACCGGCCGTGCTGGCCATCGCGCTGACGACGGCGGTCGGCGTGGTGGACGAGTGCATCCAGTTCTTCCTCCCCAGCCGCACGTTCGACCTGTTCGACATCGGGTTCGACCTGCTGGCGAGCGTCCTCGCGGTCGGCTCGAGCGTCTCGATCCGCTGGGTACGCCGCCTGATCGGAAGGTGGCGGCACCGGACCTAGCTCGAGGAACCGTGTTTGATCGCCTGGCCTCAGATACCCGTGTACCGGCGGGGTGCCAGTCGTTACGATGCGTCCCGTACTCGATCCGAATCAGGAGGTTCTCATGCGGGGCATGATTCGCGCGCACCGTGGCGCGCTTTGGGCCGGACTCCTTGCCGTTTCAGCGACGGTCGCGTTTCCGGGCGTCGGGACCGCGCAGTACCTGCCCGCGCGCGGGGACGCGTGGGAGACGCGCACTCCGGAGCAGGTGGAGATGAACGCGGCCGGCGTCCAGGCGGCCGTCGAATACGCCCTCGAGCACGAGACGAGCCAGGCGCGAGACCGGGAGTTCCAGCACAGCCGGAGCTTCGGGCGCGAACCGCTCGGTGAGGGGATCGGCCCCTTCAACGTGCGTGGCGGGCCGGCCGGGATGATCGTGCGGCACGGCTACATCGTCGCGGAGTGGGGGGACACGAAGCGCGTCGACATGACGTACAGCGTGACCAAGTCCTTCCTCTCAACGTCGGTGGGCCTCGCGTGGGACGAGGGACTCATCGGCTCGCTCGATGATACGGTGCGCGAGTACATGGCCCCGATCGACGTGCCCCCGGGCGACGGGGAACCGGGCGTCGACCGCATCGGCTTCGGGAAGCCCGACCCGACGACGATGTTCGAGTCCGAGCACAACCGCACCATCACGTGGGACGACCTCCTGCGGCAGACATCCGACTGGGAGGGCACGCTGTGGGGCAAGCCGGACTGGGCCGACCGTCCGAGCGGCGACCCCTCCACCTGGCTGACGCGGGAGCGCCATCCCTCGGGGACCGTGTACGAGTACAACGACACGCGGGTGAACCTGCTCGCGCTGGCTGCAATGAGCGTGCTGCGGCGTCCGCTGCCCGAGGTCCTGCACGAACGCGTGATGGGACCGATCGGCGCCTCGCCCACCTGGCGCTGGAACGGCTACGAGAACTCGTGGGTCACGATCGACGGGCGTCGCGTGCAGTCGGTGAGCGGCGGCGGCCACTGGGGCGGCGGCATGTTCATCAGCGCCCGCGACCAGGCGCGCTTCGGCCTCTTCACCCTGCGGCGCGGGACGTGGGGAGACCGGCAACTCCTCTCCGAGGAATGGTTCGACCTCGCGACCACGCCGGGCCCGGCGAACGGCTCCTACGGGTTCATGAATTTCATGCTCAACGTCGCGGACGACGAGGGAAACAAGCGCTATCCGAGCGCGCCCGAGGAGGCGTGGGCCCACCTCGGGAACGGCACGAACATGATTTACTGCGACCCGGTGAACGATCTCGTCGTGGTGGCGCGCTGGATCCCGGGAGGGGCGATCGACGGCCTGCTCGACCTCGTCATCGACTCCATCGACAACGCGGCCGCGACCTCATCCGGGTCGCGCTGAACCGAATCGCGGTCGGCCTCTGCGGCAGGTGGACGCTGGCGGCCGGCCCCGTTAGATTGCCCACACGGCGCGTCGCCTCCTACGGCGGCGCGTTTCGTGTCTGCGCCCGTAGCTCAGCCTGGATAGAGCGCTTGCCTCCGGAGCAAGAGGTCACAGGTTCGAATCCTGTCGGGCGCACTCGCCCCGGCTGAGCCAGCAGCACCGGTTCTCGGGGGGGCGACTCCCCGGACTGGAGAGTTCTGGGGCGCAGGCTCGGGTGGCGGAAATGGCAGACGCGCAGGATTCAGGATCCTGTGGGATTAAACTCCCGTGGGGGTTCGACTCCCCCCCCGAGCATCACCGGCCCAGGTGGCGGAACTGGCAGACGCGCTAGCTTGAGGGGCTAGTGTCCTTTTACGGACGTGGAGGTTCGAATCCTCTCCTGGGCATGCAGGACGACATCGCCGGTCGCGGGACGGCCGGCTCCGAGCGCCCGTAGCTCAACTGGATAGAGCACCTGACTACGGATCAGGAGGTTGGGGATTCGAATTCTCCCGGGCGCATGCTTTCCTTCCTTCGGGCGTCGAGACTGCGCCCGCAAGAATTCGGGCGCTCCTGGAGCTTCGCTCCCCTTCGCTGGCCAAATTCTCCCGGGCACTTCCTTTCCTGCACACGTGCCGGGCGGCGTTGTCCCTAGGCTCGCGACGGGCTTCGCCCGCTCGCTGACGAATCTCCTCCAGGACGGGGTCCATTAGATGCGCGTCAGGCCGGCTGAACGGGGGGATGTGGATCGGCTGCTGGAGTTGATGCGGGGGCTCGCGCGGTTTGAGGAGTACATCGACGACTTCGTGGTGACGCGGGAGAGTGTGCTCGAGCATGGGTTCGGGGACGACCGTCTTTTCACCGCGTTTGTCGCCGAAGAGGACGATGATCTCGTCGGGATGGCCGTGGTTTACACGATTCCGTGGACCTATACGCTGCGGCCCAAGGTCGTGCTCAAGGAGCTGTTCGTCGAAGAGGGTGCGAGAAACCTGGGGGCGGGAAAGGCCCTGATGGCGGCGGTGATTTCGCACGCCGAGTCCATCGGTGCGGCCGAGTTGATCTGGACCGTAATGGACGGGAACCGGGCTGCAGAAGGCTTCTACCGATCCCTGGGCGCTTCCCCGGATCTCAAGTGGAACAACTGGTCCCTGAGCCTCGACGATTGAACCGGATCCGTCACCGCGTGCTCTGACCGGAAGTCCGCGCCGGGGGGCGGCAGTCGGGCCACTGGGTGCCGGGTGGCATGGTGCGGCGGTCGCGGGGCATGCGGTCCGGGTCCTCGGAGGCCAGGTAGGCGAACATCGCGGTCATCACGGCGTCGTCGCGCAGGTCCTCAAAGACGATCTTGTCGAAGCTGTCGCGGTTCGTGTGCCAGGTGTAGGTACTCGTGTCCCAGCGGTTGTCGGCGATGTTCATCTCGCTCCGGCCGGCGCCCACGTGGAAGCTGAAGGCCGGCACCCCGGCGCACAGGAACGACGCGTGGTCCGTCCCGCCGGATTCAGGCATCCCCGGGACCTCGAGCGTGACGAGGTCGGACAGCTCGCTCGGGATCTTCGCGAGCCACTCGCCGAAGCGCCCCGCCGCCCCGGCGAAGCCCTGCATGGGAATGAAGGTGACCGGGCCGTTTCCGTGATCGACGTTGAACACGGTGTGGGTGCGTTCGAGGATCTCGGGATGGTCCTCGACGAAGGCGCGTGATCCGTTCAACCCCTGCTCCTCACCGTTCCAGAGGGCGCCGATGATGGTGCGGCGGGGGTTCGGGACGGCGTGCTTCAGGATGCGCATCGCCTCCATGATCGCGACGGCGCCGGTGCCGTTGTCGAGCGCGCCGTCGGAGCCGTCCCAGGAATCATAGTGGCCTCCGAGGATCACGTACTCCTCGGGTTCCGCGCTGCCGGGGATGACGGCGAAGGCGTTGAAGACCGGCACTTCTCCCAGGAAACGGGCCTGCGCGTCGACGCGCAGCACCGGCCCCTGATCGTTCTCGGCCAGCCGGTACAGCAGCCCGTACGCCTCGCAGCTCAGGTCCAGGACCGGCGCCCGCTGCGCGCGGGTGCCGAAGATCTTGGTGACGCCCCAGCCGTCGGACCACTGCGAGCGGATGATCCCGGCGGGTCCGCCTGCGTTCAGCGCTTCCGGCAGCGAGCGCGCATCGAACCCCGTGTTCCCCACGCGTTCGCTCCACTCCGCGATGGCGCGCTCCCGCTCCGCCGCCATGCGGGCCGTGGTCTCGGGCCGCGCGAACCACTCCAGGTTGTCG contains the following coding sequences:
- a CDS encoding metal-sulfur cluster assembly factor; this translates as MEEKVRTALRTVTDPELGINIVDLGLVYDVEVEEGEAKVTMTLTSPGCPAGGQILGGAKDAAESVDGVEEAVVSLVWKPFWTPERIDPAVRAMMGF
- a CDS encoding FxsA family protein, which gives rise to MLLRLFLLFTIVPVVELALLIQIGGLLGLGPTLLLVMGTGFAGAWLARREGLRGWLAVRDELQGGQLPGESLVHALLILVAGIVLITPGVITDIAGILLLIPPVRRSLIARVRERLSAQIERGTIQVMSGSGGGFSGLYGNFGARPGTGGSGRGGGPRTSRREIIIEENEPDGD
- a CDS encoding FAD-dependent oxidoreductase, which gives rise to MKSFDYVIVGGGLAAVSAVDGIREIDREGSIAMFAEEPDPPYHRPPLSKEFLQAEGAPRDLLHVKPTRWFEEQADGLTLFTDAPVKRLDARSMTVDTAEGDAIRGGRILIATGGRAKRLEVPGSHLPGVSTLRTAADSEQLRELARGASRVVLVGAGFIGMELASSLSKFDVDAVVAEVEPRVWARVFPETIAGFLRRYFEERGVRFMMGSGVAAFEGEGRLARVVLDSGEEVPADVAIVGVGMSPNEELGAEAGLAVQDGIVVDGFAETTAAHIYAAGDVARFPDPMGGGLSRLEHWDHARAHGRHAGRNMAGAREAFDHLSYFFTHVFDLSINVFGETAAVDRTIVSGELGSGRSIVYCVTDNRLTGTILINATGAMEDCRALVRARPTVEDLLKEFEKPGVRPGELVG
- a CDS encoding cob(I)yrinic acid a,c-diamide adenosyltransferase gives rise to the protein MKIYTKGGDGGETTLLGGARVPKDDARVAAYGTVDELNAAIGVALALDPDAATLGESGPALGAVQEDLFTIGARLAAANPDRLLRKGTIPVLSADRIDALEAWIDALDAELPALEAFVLPGGSPLAAQLHVARTVCRRAERGVTALLDGQPDLAEVVVPYINRLSDLLFTLARAANGRAGREDAMWLPQRQRDEAG
- the ggt gene encoding gamma-glutamyltransferase; translated protein: MKTDGTDLGPVDRQSRRAFIATAAAGVGAVAAGSLGGCGPDGEETAVSASDTGTPGGGGGIVVARGPIAVEAGVGALRRGGNAIDAAVATAFAQFITTPFSAGVGGFGCMVVYDASTRRATSIDFHGRAGSRATPDIYRSALEGRIYGHADRWKVRGDINQIGYKAVVTPGTIAGLWEAWTRFGTRPWAELVEPAIRLAYDGFEIPGALARGFTTRTESSSGVVPFFTKVRTTEASARIFLNDGVPWRARERLVQRDYGRTLELIAEGGADVVYRGEIAERIAADFERNEGLITMADLEAYTPDVYDPVHGTYRGHEVFSNALPGSGAQVIEILNLLEGYDVPGLEHGKADHVELLGRAQILSFIDRRRYHGDPKFIDDPTDILVSKDRAAELRDFIDRRELPPDVVEEPPEGPDTTHLSTADRAGNCVALTHTLGSASGVVTEGLGFTWNNCMFQFNPVAGRPNSIEPGKARITGISPAIVLRDGQPILVTGAAGGTRILGAVQHTISNTVDFGMSALEAVSVPRWHWEDHLLELEPQLYHHLKEELEGRGLDVANDAFVAQLHAVGIDPDTGQLTGGPDPRGWGGGSATTG
- a CDS encoding nuclear transport factor 2 family protein, with translation MIRNRSSRRRRSGLAAATAVALAAGLMAGGCEFVRLDSNGAPAPDEGPDLAEQVASLLDRQAAAWNAGDLDGFMSAYSPSPTTTYIGSTGLIEGYDGIRERYAPDFAEGAARDSLRFEGLRVREVDERVGVATARYVLEREGTVTSTGPFTLVLLNVEGAWLIVHDQSAEDGGG
- a CDS encoding intradiol ring-cleavage dioxygenase produces the protein MEHEDIERGRVLTRREALAALGVGGGTLAAGRWVLGTGTPLAAQADGIARALPACVAKPEQTEGPFFVDARLERSDIRSDPSTGTVSEGIPLTLRFNLSRISRGDCSALPGALIDVWQCDADGVYSGVEDDGAPESARERHFLRGYQRTDEEGLARFTTVFPGWYRGRAVHVHFKVRTDVSGQPYEFTSQLYFDEALTDEVHAQAPYAARGRRPVTNADDGIFRRDGGESLMARVSETDHGYAATFDLGLDLTDAETGRPDGRSGRRGRAERPASD
- a CDS encoding prolyl oligopeptidase family serine peptidase gives rise to the protein MMRTVTRTPFRLTPPGADLRGDYRSVVAPLGGTDDDGAGAADGAALVVCHGFKGFKDWGFFPHLCEQLAERTGIPVVSFNFDGSGVRDSDFDDLEAFSHNTFSRELWDLEAILDGLSAGRLGNVDVAPATRFGLLGHSRGGATCILKAGLRSQVRALVTWASISSVTRYESFADRWDAGETVIIPNARTKQDMPLERNVLDDMRANRERLDVLDSAASLRIPVTVVHGTADESVPFSDAWRIADAVGDLARLVGVDGGTHTFQTGHPFAGTTPELDEAIDASVELFTRGLK